GAAGGACCTTGTTGTCACCGGATGGAAAGCCGATAATGGATTTCGGACAGGCTACCTTGGCAGACTCGAGGAAGCCCTGAAGAAGCATTACCCCAACACTGACATCAAAGCAACTCCTCATATTAACTCGAAGCTCACTTCCTGGAAAAGATGCTACAATTCTTTGCGTGGCATCTTAAGTCGTAGCGGTGTGGGGTTCAACCTCCACGACGACTACAAGATAGATTGCGACGACGATCAGTGGTCGCAAATTGTCAAGGTACCAAATCTCGTTCTAATGGATATCATCATGTTTTCAAgttagttttaaaaataatactcaataTGTTTGCTTCACATTGGCAATTCTGATGGTGTGTGTTATGTTACGAATTCGTATGTACAGCAAGACCCTCATGCTCGCTACATGAGGGATAAGAGCTGGCCATTCTGGGACCATTGGCAGGTCATCTTTGGTAAGGATAGGGCTGCTGGGGGATCAGCTACTGGTTTGATGGATGCGGTCAATGGGCTTTACACTCAGGACACCGGCTCAGGCTCAAGCGATGGAGGTGAGGTTGGCAACTCTGTTGGCTCTACTGATGTGCCCACTTCTCATCCACTGAGTCAGACCAGCACTCCTCCCGATGCTCCGGTTGAAAGCTCAGGCAACACTAACCGTGAGAAAGCTGCTCGGCCTGCGGGTGGGAAAAAGAGAAAGGCTGACCATTCTATAGATGGTCTCATTGAACTGCTGGGGAAAATCAATGACGCCACCAACGTGAGGTTGGATTCTTTATCCCTCCGCATTGGTTATGAGTTCGATCTGAGCAAAGCACGGAAGGAAGTATTTGCTGAACTAGGTCGCTTGCCTGGACTGACAAGGGAGCAAAAGTTTGATGCAGGGGAGATTATTCTGGAGAAGGTGGAAAGGTTGGATTTCTTTCTTGGGATGCCGGATGATGACCGTATCGCGTTCGTGCTTCGTGTGCTTGCGAAATATGGTTCGGGATAGATGGGGGAATCTACAACGGGTGAAGGGGTGGCGTAGGTCGATGGCTTGCCTGATATAATTTATAAAGCCTATTTTCTGtctgaaactttttttttggaaGCCCCTCTTCAACATTGGCTTGTTGCAATTGTCTGTAGATTATATTATTATCTATCATCTTTTGTAGGAAGGATTATGTTGCCTTAATCAGTAAACGATTTCCTAGTATTCCTTAATCAGCTGCATTTGAAGGAAAACCTTAATCAGCAAATATTGATCTCATTGATTGAATTTCCACATAGATATTCCAGCA
This sequence is a window from Salvia splendens isolate huo1 chromosome 5, SspV2, whole genome shotgun sequence. Protein-coding genes within it:
- the LOC121805780 gene encoding uncharacterized protein LOC121805780, whose amino-acid sequence is MSDYMRSRFTSPDVPSSQVNSRLGRSRRGNGDRTRRTWSYREEEILVVALKDLVVTGWKADNGFRTGYLGRLEEALKKHYPNTDIKATPHINSKLTSWKRCYNSLRGILSRSGVGFNLHDDYKIDCDDDQWSQIVKQDPHARYMRDKSWPFWDHWQVIFGKDRAAGGSATGLMDAVNGLYTQDTGSGSSDGGEVGNSVGSTDVPTSHPLSQTSTPPDAPVESSGNTNREKAARPAGGKKRKADHSIDGLIELLGKINDATNVRLDSLSLRIGYEFDLSKARKEVFAELGRLPGLTREQKFDAGEIILEKVERLDFFLGMPDDDRIAFVLRVLAKYGSG